One Zingiber officinale cultivar Zhangliang chromosome 10B, Zo_v1.1, whole genome shotgun sequence genomic window, aattacttatcagaggttgggatttaatcccaattgtttacacctggtacaccccaacagaatggtgtggtagaacgaaggaataggacttttatggaaattgtaagatagatgatgagttattcataattaccaaattcattctggagatatgctttagaaatgtcagtgtacattctgaacttggtaccttttaaatcagtaccctctactcccacgaaATTGTGGAATGGACATAAGCTTAGTCTGAGTCATGTCCGGATTTGGGATAGtcgagcacatgtgctgaagggagatgctaatAAGTTGAAATCTCATACAAAAGTTTGCctatttataggttatcctaaaggaacgaaaggtgatttgttttatagtcctaaagatcagaaggtcattgttagcactaatgtccgatttttagaaaaggactatgtaataaaccacaagcccatgagtgaaattgttctagaagaaatgagagagggcatgcctactttagtaccaagagtgcaagatgaaatatcacaagaaactacaacacatatcacaaatgatacacaactacagacaacgccttgtcgtagtgggagggttgtgaggcaacctgaaagattcatgtttttaggagagtcttcggatttgatcccaggtaaacaatgaacctgatccctgaacatatgacgaagcactccaagataaagatgcagcatcttagaaaagagcaatgaattcagaaatagaatctacgtattctaacaaagtttgggagctagtagaatcatcaaatagtgtaaaagttattggatgtaaatggatctacaaaaggaaaagaaggacagacgggaagatgaaaaccttcaaagcaaggcttgttgcgaaggggtatactcagaaagagggaatcgattatgaggaaaccttttcaccagtagctatgcttaagtctatccagatactcttatctattgctgctcatatggatgatgaggtttggaaaatggatgtcaagacagctttccttaatggaagtcttgaagaaaacatccatatgaagcaaccagaggggtttattgcaaagggcaaagaacatcttgtatgtaggctcaatcggtctatttatggactgaagcaaactttaaggtcttggaacatccggtttaatgaagtaatccagtcttatggatttatttagtgtccggatgagtcttgtgtatacaagaagtgtgatggaaacgtggtggtatttcttatactatacgtagatgacattttgttagttggtaacaatatcaaagtattgtcagaagtaagggtatggttgtccaagcaattcaatatgaaggacttgggagaatgcacacatattctcgggatcaaagtaataagggaccgcaagaaaagaatgttgtgcttatctcaagcttcatatatcgatacaatcctagctcagtttagcatacaagactccaagaaaggttttctaccttttcggcatggagtgtctttatctaaagagatgtctcctaaaacatcaaaagagatagaggaaatgaaggcaattccttatgctttagctgtaggaagcctaatgtatgcaatattatgcacgagatcggatatctgttttgtcgtgggcatggttagcagatatcaaagtaatccaggacagggatattggactgccgtaaaacatatattaaagtacttgagaaggactagagattatatgctgatttatcaagcagatgatttgctctctatgggttacacgaattctaacttccaatcagatagggacaatagcaagtctacctcaggttatgtgtttactttaggaggtggagccatagcatggaggagtgttaagcagaaatgcgtttcagactcaaccatggaagttgagtatgtggcagcatctgaggcaaccaaagaagctgtatggctcaggaactttttaatggacttagatgtgattcctggtttacccaaaatcatcacaatttattgtgataatagtggtgcagtagcaaactcgaaggaaccatgagcccataaggcgagtaaacacattgagcgcaagtaccacctaatacgagacattgtaaagtgaggagaagttattgtcgccaagattgcatcaacagataacctggcagatcctttcactaaggcccttctagtgaaaacttttgataggcatgttgaggggatgagaatcagttgtatggcagcgtttatggcagcatagtcttttagtataagtgggagagtgttagaatgtatactaaaagtctagctttttgtataaacatttattttgaaataagaatcacattggttaaatgtctacatttatgctaagtgtagttgtccatttaatttatattgtagataacatggtgtgagaagacacacataagatcatgttatcagttccttataaattataaatagtagctcacaaccaagatggaatgagacaaaccattggagtggttgtagtgtaatttggtattagtttatcttgactataaaattacactagtacactatgagtgtattgagtaggaccatttgaggtagtttttttttatactagctacataaaagaacaaaacctatgttattatggaagtgcgtactcttaatcataatataataacaagcacgtatacttaatatttatttctttaatttatcaaagggtgcgatttagtttgttaaatcaatgGGCCCGATAaaatgggaaatgatattatttatatggtgtgttgttgattatagaatgaaactatatcctagtaatctaggttgatgatgtccccatgaggagctcataaggattgtcatgtaaaccctgtaggtggacttagtctgatattataataaggatgagtggtactactcttggagctagatattaattaagtgagctatcagtaactcatttaattagtggacatttaatatcttaaacacagggagactaacacactcatgataagaaggagcctatattgtaatatgggatttgtgcggtagtgcaataataactctttagtggtatgagttattattgatgaacttgagttgggtgttcggggtgaacacgggaagcgcaagctcatcgggagaccaaaaccaattccttctcttagTCCCTATTATACccttttatttataaagtcttatatccacttagagccaagcttcttacccatctcattgtggtcggccaagccaagcttggagcccaagctagggtcggccaagccaaagattGGAGCCAAGATTGTGGCCggtcaagcttggagcccaagcaaggtggccgaccacattaaaataaaagagtgttttaatttttaaaatctttccttttgtggaagccatggttttaaaagagagtttttaaattttaaaatcttttcttttatagttttctacaaaggattaagagaaaggtttgatatctttccttatttgtagttaaaagaaagattttaatttttgataaaactttccttttttgtaaccatctacatgttttaaaagagagattttaatttataaaattttccttttataacaaacaagggatttaaaagagaattttttttaaaaaaaattcttaccgaaaacaaataaggaagttttaattttatttttaaaacattccttgtttggagcacaagtaggtggtcgaccatgacaagtataaaaggaagttttaattttttattttaaaactttcctttttagtcattggcaaggaatataaggaagtgttaattatgtttaaaacgtTCCTTTttttcaagaccaaggattataaaagagatggaggggtgcctcatgagagaacacatcttctattcctctcttccaatcccttGGTGGCCAACcctattccttttctcttctccttttgttttcttccttggtggccggcggcatctagttggtgatctcttggtgaccggttgcttgaaggagaagaagaagagaaggaagctctcctgtctagcatcccttggaggttagttagtggctggatcttggaagccttggaagaagcttgattggatttcatcttggaagatcgtcgcccacacgatgtccaagagaaggaggggaatacaacaaaagatcaagaggtctataagttgcaaaaggtataactagttattagtttctgcatcataactagttcatcttttgtatagatcttgaaaaatcaaacacaagaggttatcgattttaagttattatttttgttatcgattttatttttcaatttcatgtttcgataatgtctttctattgaggtctttatagttaaacctagtttactgtaaaaagttaaatatccgatttctttgagaatctttgtctaggaagtggtggatgatcccatacctaaaaaggcctagtgtctcgccatatttaacctgaaagccgatctttgaaatagatatttgataacttatgtaatatggtttaacttaggaagatcacatcggttaaacttggagtaaaaatgttaagtatcgtttccaatccaagtttaacttctgaaggacaatttggattaataatgttaagcatcgtttgcaatccaaatttaacttcagtagagcacatgggtagctaggatagttctatgcttgtacaaatttttgtacaagggaactaggacgatattctgagtagcaaccaacagtctgcGCCTGCACAAGCACTTGTTTCTGAACGTTGAGCGCCACCCTCGCCATAGAGGACCTCAAGCAGATCCTCAACCTCGTCTTCTAGAGTATCAACCTCAAACTGTGCAACATGTAGAGGCCAACCGAGTGTAGTGCCCCAAATCCCTTAGATGGGCTCTACCCAGGTTCTGCACATACCATCGCATGGCGACTCATGACACCCAGGATTGTTATCATTTTAACTGGTGGAATCACCAGGCCACCAACCAGGGTTATTGTTGGCATTCACCATCTCTCCATCGCCGACATTATCAGCGGCCTAATGATCTGCCAAGGTGAGATTACCAGGGTGTTGACCGGCGTCAAAGGATGCCTCAGCGGTAAGAAGATCGGGCTTAGGCCCCTGCCCAAGCCTAGCAAGAGCAACCCCCGACACAGTAAGAATAAAATCACAACAATACTGCCCGGGGAGATATTGGCATGATTGCTAGAGGTCCTACTGATGGGGACTCCAACTGAGCAAGGAAATCGCATGCCTGTCGGTTGGAGATCCACGCGGTTGGCTGCCTCCAGGAGCATGCCCAAGGACCGAAAATAAGCTTTGGACCCAAAGATTTAGAAGGGTCGAAGTACCCCATAATGATGCTTTAATAATTAAGGCTATGTTAGCTAATTATAATATTCACCATACTTTTATTGACACAGGTAGTTCTGCCAACAGTATCCTCAAATAAGTATTCGAGCAGCTACAAATAGAGCCAAGTGACCTTCGGTTCATGGCGACACCCCTATATGGCTTCATAGGCAATGACGTCTAGTCGGTTGGCCAAAAAGTTAGTCATATCCTTAGGTGAAGAGCCCTTAATAAGGATGTGTCGATCGACTTTTATAGTCGTGGATGTGCTCtcagcatacaacgtcattttggaccAACCAACCCTCAATAAATTTAGGGCAGTAGTCTCCACCTTttgtcaaaaaataaaattttccgtAGATAACTAGGTCAGGGAAGTTAAAGGAAACCAGTCGATAGCAtacaagtgttggtgcaatattccctaggtcaaggttgacccggttgactaagcttgagatggctcaagcttgagtcttgatgtttgggtttcgatgtttgacaatacatggagactgataatacatggagattgcaggtgcaatcgttcatttggggagattgttggtacaattctcctctggtcaagattggctagttagatgtgaagaagagtcaagtaggtcaagattgactggatacttgagtgagaagtcctggtgagtgaagccagacagttggaaaatcctagtgagtgaagctaggcagaggagaagtcctggtgagtgaagccaggtagatggaaaatcctggtgagtaaagccaggtgaaagacctagtgagtgaagctaggtagtatagaaatcctagtgagtgaagctaggtgaaagtcctgatgagtgaagtcaggcagatgggaaaccctagtgagtgaagctaggtgaaagtcctggtgagtcaaACCAAgaagatgggaagtcctagtgagtgagtgaagctaggcagaagggaagtcccggtgagtgaagccaggcacgtgtaaatctaggtgggtcaagtttgaccggacacttggtattgagaagtccaagtaggtcaaaggtttgaccggatacttggcacgaggagaaaagtccaagtaggttaaagggattgaccgacactataagaaaaaagcctaacaacaacggtttttcaccgttgtcgtagcccctttttgactgttgttaaaggctgtgttgttaaaaggggtgcccaaagacaacagtttttaactgttgtctttgaaggaaacgacaacagttttacaacggtgaaaaaccgttgtcttttcattcaacgacaacagttgttcaccgttgtctttgagcgtatgcctaggctcttcaacaacagttttgaactgtctacgacaacggctaaaaccgttgtcttttttgccaatgacatcggtttgacaacggttaaaaatcgttgtctttttagcGAACAATGTTAATTAACATCAGtttgacaatgatttttcactgttgtcttttaacgccattgacaacagtttgacatatttaaactgatgtctttgggtacaatatacaacatgttgacaataaataaaaaacttattaatattttcctactcaacggtttataaaaaacatcatcatccagtgcaaatcatccagtgcaaatttcattgataaaaaacctacaatccaaacataatcaatatttacaatgcaaatttcattaaagtaccaaacatcatcatccaaacatcattaaagtaccaaacatcaacattcaaacatcacaaaagtttacaaaacaaaatagtacccataacaatatatcacacatatatataaagtccaaaatatcttgttttgttggatcaagtcttctctacctgtgcatcttctaaacagcctgtgcatcttctaaacaccatatcaataactgcagccttttctggtttctcctccctcctagcttctcttttcttctcctctctagGTACGGggtcattatcttttccctgaggtaaatagcatatgattgcaagttaagtcatttcccaggagtacatggcataaagatgatgatgacaAAGACGTTGTACATAATTGAATATGATAACAATACTTCTTTCTAGGCACAAACTAAAATTACTGCATAACTCACTTTCAGTTCAAGttatctacaaaatatcattgatcaagaacctacaatccaaacatcattaaagtatcaaacatcaacatccaaacatcaccaaagtttacaaaactaaatagtacccataacaatatatcacacatatatatgccAAAGTATAttgttttgttggatcaaatcttctctacTTGTGCAATTCCTGTGATTAAAGTACCAAAACTGGCTAAGTATATAGCACCCTTTTACTTCctgtgaaaataaaaatcacatgattttaatccaattcaacaacaacaagtctagctagtctccagtatatatttttatcaccAACATTAGAGGTTGTAATATGTCAAGAGCTACTGGACCTTTGACATGTTTATACAAAGAGTTAAGTTTGCTTATTACACTAATATGCATATCAAGTGTGAAAGGATTTAACTGTGAAACTTGGTGAGCTTATAACTCAAAGTGGTCAAATTTTGATTGACTTAACGTGGCCAACATGGATGGATTGTGTTTGATAGCTCAAAAGTCCATGTACTAGAAAGCTTATCTTTTTAATGGAATCCAAAAAAGAACCACTAATTTTCAATTCCATGTCGAACAGGATACACGTGTTACGGTTGGAAAATTTTTTGTTGTATGCATATCTTTTACATATGATAAAACTATAGGTGAGACCTTCTATGATAAACAAACTTGATTCATATTATGGGTGGGCAAATGCACTACAGTATAAGTTGGATAAACAAACTTGATTCATGTTGCAGAGTTAATACTATGAAATAAATACCATATCTCTTTCAGTTGTTCAAAATGTAATCCTTCAGCTATTTCATAGAAAATGCTCAGAAAAATAAACCATAATATACTCAAAGGTGAATTCAACCAATGACAACCTATAAACTGTTCCAACAGTCCTCTTAATAGCAATAGGTAAGTATATGAAGTGAAACACAATGTGAAAGACTAGATAGCTTGTTTTGTTGATCACCAAGAACAATCATGATTAGGCCAGTCTAAATTCTGTTCTTATGTTATTGCACTTGGGGATACGCCTCAAAATAGCATACCCAAGTTTGATAATTGTAATTTCATTGGAAAGTAGGACTTAAAGAGATATTCAACACAATCTAATAAGAAATACCCACGTGAAAACTATATTTTTGCCAAGAAGATGACCAGGTACTGTTCCGGACAACATATTGTTCTGCACGTACCTGCAAGCTCAATAGTTACTTCATGCTGGAGTTGGTGCTAGACAAAGCCAAACGTTAAAAGAGAACAAATTTGGGCAAACATTGATGTTCGTTAAATGACAATATAATGGCAAGAAAGGACATACAGTTCTTGTAAATTTGATAGGCCATCCAAAAATGATAGATCACCAGTTAACTTATTGTTCTCAAGGTGACTGCAAAAAAACAATTCAAAAAGTCTAGCGAATGATTAAGTGTTTGATATATAAACCAGCAATATTTATATATTACATGTTTCTGAGACTTAAGCATGCACCGAGAGCAGGTATATGGCCACTAAGCACGTTTTCATCAAGCCATctgaaatatttgaatttgacaCAGTGACAAGGAATCATTAAATCCATCAACAGTTGTGCCGAATGAAATAAATTGACTTGGAACAGAAGTAGATTCTAACTTACAATTCGACTAGGTCAGTTAAACTAGCAAGCTCTGTAGGTATATTCCCCGTTAAATTTCTCCCTGATAGTCTACTGTTCATTATACGAATCTATTCATTAGTTCACGCGGCGAGAAGATAACTAAAATTTGTACATTAGCAACAATTCATAGGTCAGCTAGAGAAACTGGAAATCATGCATGGGAAAGCAAAGCAAACATGACAAAGACCAATGAGAGTTAGAGAAGCATTCAGTACATTGAAACAATTTGTGGTTGCGGATCTGAATTACATTGAACCCATGACCATGGAGCTGGTAAGCATGGATCTCCACCTTCTTGTGCCCAAACTTCTTTTGGGTAATGTGATACAAAGCTTTCCATGGTCAGTGCTGAAGAGAAAAGAGGTATAAAGGATACACTCTAAAAGAAAACAGTGTTGCTCTAGATTACCAAATTAACAAGATATTTCTTTACTTACCGTCTAGGGATCCATAATTTATCTCCATATACTTGTATATCTCAAAAGCATTTAAGATAGGTCCCTTGGATGAATCATTTGTTTTCTTAAAAGCAAAAGACAAGACAAAAGGGAGACTTATATTATATGATCCCGGTTCATATAGCCGATACTTCCGTTGGGCATTTTCTTTGACATTTACAATGAGATGTGTAAGTTCCTTGTTCCCCGGAAGCACCAACCTGAATTTCCTGATTTCATCTGGTTTCAAATCTTCAATTTCTGCAAAATAACAAAACGCCCAACCATTCCCCGGAAACCCATTCAGGTTAAGACGATAATTTAAGCCTCCATTTTGACCCACTACTGCAGTCTGCATCACCTTGGATGGAGGTCTTTCATCACTATTAACATCTATAGGCACAGTGGTTGATATTCTTTGAGTTCCAGTAGCAACATCAACAAGGTAGTTCACCCTCTTCAAAGAATCAGATTCCCATATTCGATCATATGGATCATCAGGATACCTGCAAGAACAACAAAGTTACCATGTAGACCTCAACAATTATTCAATGCTAGAAAGTATACACCACTATCACACTTGGTATTTGTACCATAATGGAGGTACAGTGAACTGCAATGTCCTTAGTAAATAAGTGATAATTACACTTAATTTTAATCTGGTTAGTTTGTGCTCTACCACTAAGAACTAACAGGCACACCTTATTgagtccttccttttctccagctagtatttgtatttcctcaCATAATATTCTTGGTGTATTCCTAGACCTCTTTTGGGATTTGAGGGGATTCAATATGACTTTATGGAAATCCGAAGATTCAATTATGCTTAATGTTTGAGAGTGCATAAAATTTGTGTAAAAATTCACAAAGTAGCTCCTTACATAAATCGGTACCAGTAAAAAAATAATGTCACATAAACATTAGTGATAATTCAAGATACAGTTCTCCATCAACAccaaaattatatttataaatctGCCCAACTTTAGATTATCATAAATAATTTCTTGGAAAAAAATACCTGACAGATTCATTAGTCTCAGCACCGAAATTTATTCTCGCAGATAGACTCAAGAAGAACTGAGTCTCAAAATCCGTGTGGTACAATGATCCATTAAACTGTCGAAGTTCGATGGTGGAAATAAATGGTTCTCCAGTTGTAGCATTAGATACACATATGCTAATTGCTGGAGCAGTAGCAAGGATAACAGCCTCATGTGTCACAATGGTATTTGCATCATAGATGACAATGGTTGTCCAATGACTTGCTCCAATTGAGATGTCAAATTTCGGATAGACATTACTCTCGTCAAAATTCCCATACAGGAAGCTTGTTCGCACAAGGTAGCGTGTCCTGACTGTAACATTGAATGTGTAACAGTATTTTCGATTATCTGCAGGAAAGTATCGCACTGTCATGTATTGTTTCCGGTTCTCATTTGGAGCTGATATTCTAACTGTTTCGCCATATACAAATTGACTATCTGGTGTCCACTCCAGTCCAAGCTCATCTGTATATGATTCATTGCCTCCACAATCTACACTAACAAAACCTGCGTTGCCAGAAATATCAATAATTAGTGCACTTTCACTTCTAAACAAGTGACAAGTGTAAAATGTGAGAATTTTACTCATCAAGACAATCTACAACCACAAATTTACAAATCTTAATCTTCTAGCTAAAATCTCAGCAAGAAGGGGCATTCCAACACAGAAAATTGGACTCAAACAAGAAAGGGGATATAACAAAAGACTAAGTCACTTGCTACTGTGGTAGAAATTATCGTCAAACCGACAAACACAAACAAAAGCAAACTCACAGCCCCAACAGGCACGGAAGCAGTAAAAAACAAGCACAATCAATTCCACATTTTAAGCTTGATGATCCAACACACAGTCCCATATACTATCTTGCGAGTACAGAATCATTAAAATTTCTAATGATGATATTTCTAGAACAACTTAATGTACTACATTCCAGTGAAAAAGGGAACCATTTATCACGAGTTCAACTACTAGTGTTCATGGATTTCCGTGGTTTCCCGTTGATTACATGCTTTTCGTTTCGATTAATAAGACAATTTAGTGTACATTTCCCCATTAGAATTGAATAATCCAACAATTAGGTAAATTCAAGTGGAAAAGTTTGATTTCAGCTGATCCCCAATTACAGTTTACCTAGAACCAAAATCCGCAAAACAACGAAAAAGCAACTTTAAAACCAAGaaatgtgcttaaaaattcaaaataaaagtcCATACACAACAAAGgaagcttggaggagaagattAACCTGGCATTTGAGCTCTGCAGAGAGAGAAGAAAAACACACCTCGGGACAAAATGAGCCACGGCGATCGTGAACTTGTGACCGGCGTGGACTGGAAGGAGAGAAGATGGCGATCGCCATCGGGGAGAAGATCGCGATTAGGGTTGGCGCGGGTTTCGCCGTCGGGGAAAAGAAAACGAAATTAATGAAGAATAGTTGTTGCAACATATAGTTTGTACAAAATTGTAATTTTATCCTTACTATTTGAATAAATCCATCCATTTTAACATAGACCACAAATTTTATCTTAGAGATAAACATTAAGGGATATAAATTTCACTTCATCAATGAAAATAGGCAAATAACTATGTTTgagtatttttttataaaataatttttaaagacaaCATAGTTTTAGACACCAAATTAAAATATGCACATTAAAATGTAAGCAACGCTAATAGACAACAGTtgattaaaactgttgtcgtatgcCAAGTAAAGATATCTCATagacaataattttaaaaaaccgttgtcttatgtatgtcaaagacaacggttttttaaacattgttgtcttttttaaaaaaaacacgaccaacaacaacagttttccataaaaccgttgttaaatgacAAAAAGATAACAGTTTCTCAAAAAAcggttgtctattaggtgtggttaaatctataaTTTCTTGTAGTGCGGACACtcggtgaggaagtcctagtagatcgaaggtgaccggatgctagacatgatgtctcAACAGATCATGGTTGATCAGATGTTAGGttttaggggcttgggacttgattagggcaaatcaagttgattcaatcgatcagccgatcgattgaatcatgtccaatcgatcggctgatcgattggactgatGCCGCGACaaaagcttctcccaatcgatcatccgatcgattgggagcctccaatcgatcgggtgatcgattgggaagctatcGTCGATTGCACagaagccctcccaatcgatcacccgatcgattgggagcctccaatcgatcgagtgatcgattgagaggcaaGAAATCGTGCGAGAACCcttaatcgattgggcaatcgattcaggcaaTTTCCAgagagtacagaggcgctctggatcgatcgaccgatcgatccaaagcctccccaatcgattgggagcaatccaatcgattgggactcgACCGTTGGCATTGGATAAAGCCGTTGCGAGCGTTTTCTTCAGTAGACTTTCGCCCGATTCTTCACCTATCAACACAGCAACTTCTCCGAGTTCTCACTGCCAGTTcttaaaggttcttggaggcaagttcttgtgcacgtccaagtcaagaggcaatctacaacaagaagaagaagctagggttagagtttcaagtgtaaatcttgtaagatttcaattgtatttgcttccctttctttcttcttgtactgagagtgttgtagggcttctccgcctttggtagttactgtaaaggagtgttttcatagtggagagtgtgtgtcatgtgtagatccttggattagtcacatcttcttaaggtggataccaagtaaatcctttgtgttagcgttgtatttttgtttcttgtatttttcgctgcctattatcaccaagaagcaagacgacgagcgcacgacgagctattcacccccccccccttctagcacatttcgactctaataagtggtatcagagcgaggtcactcttcatttgaatcatcgtcggaagggacAACA contains:
- the LOC122029011 gene encoding probable LRR receptor-like serine/threonine-protein kinase At1g67720, with amino-acid sequence MTSTPSSYGVVKLQGSLAEAWASVRRRPRDLSNSEHADEYAWSAMTSTPVTSSRSPWLILSRGVFFFSLCRAQMPGFVSVDCGGNESYTDELGLEWTPDSQFVYGETVRISAPNENRKQYMTVRYFPADNRKYCYTFNVTVRTRYLVRTSFLYGNFDESNVYPKFDISIGASHWTTIVIYDANTIVTHEAVILATAPAISICVSNATTGEPFISTIELRQFNGSLYHTDFETQFFLSLSARINFGAETNESVRYPDDPYDRIWESDSLKRVNYLVDVATGTQRISTTVPIDVNSDERPPSKVMQTAVVGQNGGLNYRLNLNGFPGNGWAFCYFAEIEDLKPDEIRKFRLVLPGNKELTHLIVNVKENAQRKYRLYEPGSYNISLPFVLSFAFKKTNDSSKGPILNAFEIYKYMEINYGSLDALTMESFVSHYPKEVWAQEGGDPCLPAPWSWVQCNSDPQPQIVSIRLSGRNLTGNIPTELASLTDLVELWLDENVLSGHIPALGACLSLRNIHLENNKLTGDLSFLDGLSNLQELYVQNNMLSGTVPGHLLGKNIVFTWVFLIRLC